The following proteins are encoded in a genomic region of Ornithinibacillus sp. 4-3:
- a CDS encoding M81 family metallopeptidase: MTIVIGSMMQETNSFSPVPTTLEVFSNNYLYYGDEVLTMLTGTRTEIGGFLHVLQQTEKIVQPTIATKSIAGGKVTEDAYQHFKSEFLTRISKMQDIEGVLLALHGAMLTEQCDDPEGDLLSAIRNVVGTEIPIAITLDPHAHMTEQMLKHADVIVGYKTFPHVDHFETGIKAAELLLQTLSNQLNPVMEMKKISMLTSPEAQDDSEGPIKEIIDYCRELEETQDVEVVSFFPVQPWLDIPNTGTVALVVANANKSIAKSTADKVLEKAWSIRDTFIPKRLEPKEAIEFVKNNPSLNKPVVISESSDSTLAGAPGDCAFLLKALLENQFQDTAYVTIVDPEAVEEVYDYSEGTEVKLSVGHKLDKRWGNPVEITGLLHHKSEGKFLLQQTNVMENMGRTAVIKVGNIYVVICEISFSHLDPNSYSALGLEPQKAKIIGVKSTLHFRAFYRDIASKIILLNTLGVSNGDFGNFTWEQLTRPCWPLDSLE; the protein is encoded by the coding sequence ATGACTATTGTAATTGGTTCCATGATGCAAGAAACGAATTCATTTTCTCCTGTGCCAACAACATTAGAAGTATTCTCTAATAATTATCTCTATTATGGAGATGAGGTACTTACAATGTTGACTGGTACACGAACAGAGATTGGTGGATTCTTACATGTATTACAGCAAACAGAAAAGATCGTTCAACCTACGATAGCAACGAAATCAATTGCTGGGGGAAAAGTAACAGAAGATGCATATCAGCATTTTAAAAGTGAGTTTTTAACTAGAATTTCTAAGATGCAAGATATAGAAGGAGTTCTTTTAGCACTTCATGGAGCAATGCTTACTGAGCAATGTGATGATCCAGAAGGTGATCTATTATCAGCTATTCGCAATGTGGTTGGAACAGAAATTCCAATCGCTATTACATTAGATCCTCATGCCCATATGACAGAACAGATGCTGAAGCATGCAGATGTTATTGTTGGATATAAGACATTTCCACATGTTGATCATTTTGAAACAGGAATTAAAGCAGCTGAACTACTGCTACAGACACTTTCAAATCAATTGAATCCTGTGATGGAAATGAAAAAGATATCTATGCTAACTAGCCCGGAAGCTCAAGATGATTCGGAAGGTCCTATTAAAGAGATTATCGATTATTGCCGTGAGTTAGAAGAAACACAGGATGTAGAAGTTGTAAGCTTCTTTCCGGTCCAGCCATGGTTAGATATTCCAAATACTGGTACCGTAGCCTTAGTTGTTGCTAATGCTAATAAAAGTATTGCGAAAAGCACAGCAGATAAGGTATTAGAGAAAGCATGGTCTATCAGAGATACATTTATACCAAAACGTTTAGAACCAAAAGAAGCAATTGAATTTGTGAAAAATAATCCAAGCTTAAATAAACCGGTAGTTATCTCAGAATCCTCTGATTCTACCCTAGCCGGAGCCCCAGGAGATTGTGCATTTTTACTTAAAGCACTACTTGAAAATCAATTTCAAGATACTGCATATGTTACGATTGTAGATCCTGAAGCAGTAGAAGAGGTCTATGATTATAGTGAAGGCACAGAAGTCAAATTGTCTGTTGGGCATAAACTAGATAAAAGGTGGGGAAACCCAGTAGAGATTACGGGTTTATTGCATCATAAAAGTGAAGGGAAGTTCTTATTACAACAAACCAATGTGATGGAAAACATGGGAAGAACTGCGGTGATAAAAGTTGGTAATATTTATGTCGTTATTTGCGAAATATCCTTTTCACATTTAGACCCAAATAGCTATTCAGCTCTTGGACTAGAACCACAAAAGGCAAAAATTATTGGGGTTAAATCCACACTTCATTTCCGTGCTTTTTATCGTGATATAGCTTCAAAGATTATCTTATTAAACACTCTTGGAGTGAGTAATGGTGACTTCGGTAATTTTACTTGGGAACAATTAACTCGACCTTGTTGGCCATTAGATAGTCTAGAATAA
- a CDS encoding ABC transporter substrate-binding protein, whose product MKFIKFSLFGLMILMLIGLLGCSEESQDQNGDNSETEENEGTPGGNQELTVAYDATPPTMDPHMTTALATLELIKPVYEGLVALDTKYVPQPMLAESWTVSEDGKEIVFQLREDIKFHNGETLDAEDVVASLERWIELSVLGKGNFSDATIEAVDPHTVSITLTEPNALAVVILANPTQGAVIMPKETIENAGADGIEEYIGTGPYKLEEYIDGQSLTYKKFADYQPLEEPADGLSGKKEALVETIKVEIVTDPSTRVAGIQTGQYDIAVKLPIDNYETLQNVDGIEHYAKDPTFGTMILNQADGVFQDQAARQAVLASLDIDDISKATFGSDEFYEVNHSLAVESQVDWYNEAGQEKYNAPDLEKAKQLLEESGYNGEEVVLLVTRLYSEHYNAAIAIEQQLKEVGFNVKLEVYDWTTLLEVRNDPTVWDLTITTWPAEAIPSNFVFLYSKNEYPGWIQNELMDSLIDGIKEAPSQEEALELFSELQAEFYDYVPTIKYAEFLRYHASRDNIKGFDGFYGIHLWNVTKEE is encoded by the coding sequence ATGAAATTTATTAAATTTTCATTGTTTGGTTTAATGATTTTAATGTTAATTGGACTTCTTGGATGTTCTGAAGAATCCCAAGATCAGAATGGTGATAACTCTGAAACAGAGGAGAATGAAGGAACTCCTGGAGGAAATCAAGAATTAACTGTTGCTTATGATGCTACTCCACCAACAATGGATCCTCATATGACAACAGCACTTGCTACATTAGAGCTAATCAAGCCAGTGTATGAGGGATTAGTTGCATTAGATACAAAGTATGTCCCTCAACCTATGTTAGCTGAGTCATGGACAGTTAGTGAAGATGGAAAAGAAATTGTTTTTCAATTAAGAGAAGATATAAAATTTCATAATGGTGAAACGCTTGACGCAGAAGATGTTGTTGCTTCATTGGAGCGTTGGATAGAATTATCTGTTTTAGGGAAAGGGAATTTCTCAGATGCAACTATTGAAGCAGTAGATCCGCATACAGTATCTATTACGTTAACAGAGCCAAATGCACTTGCTGTTGTTATTTTGGCTAATCCAACTCAAGGTGCTGTTATTATGCCAAAAGAAACCATTGAAAATGCCGGAGCAGATGGGATTGAAGAATATATTGGTACAGGACCTTATAAATTGGAAGAATATATTGATGGTCAGTCATTAACTTACAAGAAATTTGCTGATTATCAGCCTCTAGAAGAACCAGCAGATGGTCTTAGTGGGAAGAAAGAGGCGCTTGTTGAAACGATTAAGGTAGAAATTGTTACTGATCCTTCGACAAGAGTTGCTGGTATTCAAACAGGTCAATATGATATTGCTGTAAAATTACCGATTGATAATTATGAGACATTACAAAATGTAGACGGAATTGAACATTACGCAAAAGATCCTACATTTGGAACGATGATTTTAAATCAGGCTGATGGTGTGTTTCAAGATCAGGCTGCTCGTCAAGCTGTATTAGCTAGCTTAGATATTGACGATATTTCGAAGGCGACATTTGGTTCAGACGAGTTTTATGAAGTAAACCATAGTCTAGCGGTAGAAAGTCAAGTAGATTGGTATAATGAAGCAGGACAAGAGAAGTATAATGCTCCAGATTTAGAAAAGGCTAAGCAGCTATTAGAGGAGTCTGGGTATAATGGAGAAGAGGTTGTACTGTTAGTTACTCGTCTATATAGTGAACACTACAATGCAGCTATTGCTATTGAACAACAATTAAAAGAAGTTGGCTTTAATGTGAAGCTAGAGGTTTATGATTGGACAACCTTATTAGAAGTTCGAAATGATCCTACGGTATGGGATTTAACCATTACCACATGGCCTGCAGAAGCAATTCCATCTAATTTTGTCTTTTTGTATTCTAAAAATGAATATCCTGGTTGGATTCAAAATGAATTAATGGATTCATTAATTGATGGAATTAAAGAAGCACCATCACAAGAAGAAGCTTTAGAATTATTTAGTGAATTACAGGCAGAATTTTATGATTATGTGCCAACTATAAAATATGCTGAATTCTTACGTTACCATGCTTCGCGAGACAACATAAAAGGCTTTGATGGATTTTATGGTATACACCTTTGGAATGTGACGAAAGAAGAATAA
- the hisD gene encoding histidinol dehydrogenase, translated as MVEYLKQEKATTTHERDELQNIVSNIIETVKQDGDQALRNYSKKFDQVELTDLKVSAEEIEKAKQSLPLSIVEDISFSIERIKSFAEAQRSSLTEFEKEMIPGLHLGQKVIPIESVGAYVPGGRYPLLSSAQMAIIPAKVAGVSNIRVCTPPTKGGKIHPAVLYAAHLSGADEIFAVGGAQAIAALAYGTESIKAVHKITGPGNRFVTEAKRQVNGVVGIDLLAGPSEVLVLADETANPSYIAADLLAQSEHDIHAQGILVTTSWETASKVEKEIEKQLKTLVTAEVARQSWENRGQIIIAENIEEAIAVTNDLASEHLHVHMQDAPNYLDQLTNYGSLFLGENSSVVYADKVCGTNHILPTNHAAKYTGGVWVGTFLKVVTYQRVERAGVEALAPHCVRQSYREGLMGHLRSANIRLEDQLEPKLDVLKKIEKF; from the coding sequence ATGGTTGAATATCTAAAACAGGAGAAAGCAACAACAACTCATGAAAGAGATGAACTACAAAATATTGTTTCAAATATAATTGAAACAGTGAAACAAGATGGGGATCAAGCACTGAGAAATTACTCAAAAAAATTTGATCAGGTTGAATTAACAGATCTTAAAGTATCAGCAGAAGAAATTGAGAAAGCCAAGCAAAGTTTGCCATTATCTATTGTAGAGGATATTTCATTTTCTATTGAAAGAATTAAAAGCTTTGCAGAAGCGCAGAGGAGTTCTTTAACAGAATTTGAAAAGGAAATGATACCTGGTTTACATCTAGGACAAAAAGTTATTCCAATTGAATCTGTTGGGGCATATGTACCAGGAGGGAGATACCCTTTATTATCCTCTGCACAAATGGCTATCATCCCAGCTAAAGTTGCAGGAGTATCTAATATTCGAGTTTGTACACCTCCAACAAAGGGTGGGAAAATTCATCCAGCAGTATTGTATGCAGCACATTTATCAGGTGCAGATGAAATTTTTGCAGTAGGTGGTGCTCAAGCAATTGCTGCATTAGCTTATGGAACAGAATCAATTAAAGCTGTACATAAAATTACCGGACCAGGTAATCGATTTGTGACAGAAGCAAAAAGACAAGTGAATGGTGTAGTTGGTATTGATTTACTTGCAGGACCAAGTGAGGTTTTAGTATTAGCGGACGAAACTGCTAATCCATCCTATATTGCAGCAGATTTATTAGCACAATCAGAGCATGATATTCATGCACAGGGGATATTAGTAACTACTAGCTGGGAAACTGCATCAAAGGTTGAAAAGGAAATTGAAAAACAGTTAAAAACATTAGTCACAGCAGAAGTGGCAAGACAATCCTGGGAAAATCGTGGACAAATTATTATCGCTGAAAATATAGAAGAAGCTATTGCAGTAACAAATGATTTAGCATCAGAGCATTTACATGTGCATATGCAGGATGCTCCAAACTATTTAGACCAACTTACTAATTATGGCTCTTTATTTCTAGGAGAAAATTCATCAGTTGTATATGCAGATAAGGTTTGTGGAACGAATCATATTTTACCTACCAATCATGCAGCTAAATATACGGGTGGTGTTTGGGTTGGAACTTTCCTAAAAGTTGTGACATACCAGAGAGTAGAAAGAGCAGGAGTAGAAGCGTTAGCACCGCATTGTGTACGTCAATCCTATCGGGAGGGATTAATGGGACATTTAAGATCTGCAAATATTAGACTAGAGGATCAGCTAGAGCCAAAATTAGATGTATTAAAAAAGATTGAGAAGTTTTAA
- a CDS encoding sigma-54 interaction domain-containing protein, which translates to MENNVQELKELELIFNQSINEIFVTDGDGVCIQANPACEVNFGIPLKDLIGMNVHELVQRGAFFPSATLKVLKDEKPVTLIQSTVTGKRLYVSSTPVFENGKIIRVISTTIDITEILSLKRKIKEMETLIDTYNQELIKLKKNSTDNKEGIVVNSPSMKKIFELLQLVARVDSTVLLLGESGVGKTQVAHWIHQESHRSSKEFVEVNCAAIPATLFESELFGYEPGSFSGASSSGHKGLIESANGGTLFLDEIGELPLELQTKILQFMQNKTFRKIGGQKLLTSDVRIISATNRNLNQLVKEGKFREDLYYRLSVIPVAIPPLRERKEDLVELIYTLLNQYNQKYDSNKIMSAQTMEELVTYHWPGNVRELKNTMERIFVTTKGIQIDKSLNFSFQDHTVESTQEGTNMLMHSDEEILSTALSLQENYSLSERLDMVEKEILQRFHHEYQSTRNIAQQLDSSQSTISRKLSKYDIY; encoded by the coding sequence ATGGAAAATAATGTGCAAGAATTAAAAGAGTTAGAATTAATTTTTAATCAGTCCATTAATGAAATATTTGTTACGGATGGAGATGGCGTTTGTATCCAAGCTAATCCTGCGTGCGAGGTTAATTTCGGTATTCCTTTAAAAGACTTAATTGGCATGAATGTACATGAATTAGTTCAACGCGGGGCATTTTTCCCTTCTGCTACTTTAAAAGTTTTAAAGGATGAAAAACCAGTAACATTAATTCAATCAACGGTAACTGGAAAGCGACTATATGTTTCCTCTACTCCTGTTTTTGAAAATGGAAAAATCATCAGAGTCATTTCTACTACAATTGATATTACCGAAATTTTATCCCTAAAAAGAAAAATTAAAGAAATGGAAACTTTGATTGATACCTATAATCAGGAGCTTATCAAGCTGAAAAAGAATTCAACAGATAATAAAGAAGGAATTGTAGTAAATAGTCCTTCCATGAAAAAGATTTTTGAGTTACTACAATTAGTAGCAAGAGTAGATTCTACGGTGTTGCTTTTAGGAGAGTCAGGTGTTGGGAAAACACAAGTAGCTCATTGGATACACCAGGAAAGTCATCGTTCTAGTAAAGAGTTTGTAGAAGTAAACTGTGCTGCGATTCCCGCAACCTTATTCGAATCGGAGTTATTTGGTTATGAACCTGGATCCTTCTCTGGAGCATCTTCTTCCGGCCATAAAGGACTTATAGAATCAGCAAATGGAGGCACCCTTTTTCTAGATGAAATTGGTGAATTGCCTTTAGAATTACAAACGAAGATTCTTCAATTCATGCAAAATAAGACCTTTCGAAAAATAGGTGGACAAAAATTATTAACTTCCGATGTCAGAATAATTTCTGCTACGAATCGTAATCTGAACCAACTAGTGAAGGAGGGTAAATTTAGAGAGGATTTGTATTATCGATTATCTGTAATTCCTGTTGCTATTCCACCGTTAAGGGAGAGAAAAGAGGATTTAGTCGAATTAATCTATACTCTCTTAAATCAATACAATCAAAAATATGATTCGAATAAAATCATGTCTGCTCAAACCATGGAAGAATTGGTTACTTATCATTGGCCAGGTAATGTTCGTGAGCTAAAGAATACGATGGAACGCATATTTGTTACCACGAAAGGCATTCAAATTGATAAAAGTCTTAACTTTTCATTCCAGGATCATACCGTTGAAAGCACTCAAGAAGGCACAAATATGTTAATGCATTCTGATGAAGAAATCCTATCTACTGCTCTTTCTTTACAGGAAAATTATAGTCTATCTGAACGACTTGATATGGTAGAAAAAGAAATCCTTCAACGTTTCCATCATGAATATCAGTCAACTAGAAATATAGCACAACAGCTTGATTCAAGCCAAAGTACAATTAGTCGTAAACTAAGCAAATACGATATTTATTAG
- the solA gene encoding N-methyl-L-tryptophan oxidase, producing the protein MDAEVGVIGVGSMGSMAVWQLARKGVSVIGFEQFGIGHDRGAAGGDTRIFRTAYKEGADYVPILLEAYQQWRALEIETGKTLLTITKGLMGETKGSEGLENVLRSVRDYSLEHEVLSEEMLQERYPQIRAGADEVIIEDGQAGFVRSQLAILAAVDRARELGASVLPYTTVEKLEEQPDGKGVKITANGKEYTVGKVIITAGPWINEVFPLFKENIEIRRLVGTWYPAKQMEQFSPENMPVISRISEGYSYYGIPSIDGTMVKMSFSATPAYRIENTKTLERNVTLKDLEDGKYIIENFFSGLYSEPNRLQTFMEGYTTDGHPIIGKVPDKENIIVGCGFSGHGFKMASAIGKILSDIATDEEIKFPLEKFSPQRFL; encoded by the coding sequence ATGGATGCAGAAGTTGGGGTAATTGGAGTAGGCTCTATGGGGAGTATGGCAGTTTGGCAGCTAGCAAGAAAAGGTGTTTCTGTAATTGGTTTTGAGCAATTTGGGATTGGTCATGATCGTGGAGCGGCTGGTGGAGACACGAGAATTTTTCGTACTGCCTATAAAGAAGGAGCTGATTATGTTCCAATTTTATTGGAGGCCTATCAGCAATGGAGAGCATTAGAGATAGAAACTGGAAAAACACTACTAACAATTACAAAAGGTCTTATGGGAGAGACAAAAGGTTCAGAAGGTCTGGAAAATGTCTTGCGCAGTGTGAGGGATTATAGTTTAGAACATGAAGTGCTGTCTGAAGAGATGCTACAGGAGAGGTATCCCCAGATACGTGCTGGAGCAGATGAAGTTATTATTGAGGATGGGCAGGCTGGTTTTGTCCGTTCACAATTAGCAATTTTAGCAGCAGTAGATCGTGCCCGTGAATTAGGAGCGTCAGTATTGCCATATACAACCGTTGAAAAGCTAGAGGAACAGCCTGATGGAAAAGGCGTAAAAATCACCGCAAATGGCAAAGAATATACAGTTGGAAAAGTAATTATAACAGCAGGACCATGGATTAATGAAGTCTTTCCATTGTTCAAAGAAAATATTGAAATTCGCCGTTTAGTAGGCACATGGTATCCAGCTAAACAGATGGAGCAATTTAGTCCAGAAAATATGCCTGTTATTTCAAGAATTTCAGAAGGGTATAGTTATTACGGAATCCCATCTATCGATGGAACAATGGTGAAAATGTCTTTCTCAGCAACTCCGGCATATAGAATAGAAAATACTAAGACGTTAGAACGGAATGTTACACTTAAAGATCTTGAGGATGGAAAGTATATTATAGAGAATTTCTTCTCAGGTTTATACAGTGAACCAAATCGCCTTCAAACTTTCATGGAAGGATATACAACAGATGGTCATCCAATCATAGGGAAAGTACCAGATAAAGAAAATATCATTGTAGGCTGTGGTTTCTCAGGACATGGATTCAAAATGGCATCTGCTATTGGGAAAATCCTATCGGACATTGCAACAGATGAGGAAATTAAATTTCCATTAGAAAAATTCAGTCCACAAAGATTCTTATAA
- a CDS encoding acetamidase/formamidase family protein, giving the protein MAKEIHVIEEYVYNYSAANKPSKKVNLGDTVILKTKDCFTNQITSEEQLVTTIDFNHVNPATGPVYVNGAEPGDLLVVDIVDIKIADQGVTCSLPGVGPLHDQVETRTRILPIKDGIATFNDITFPVDPMIGVIGVAPKEGEFPSGHPGDHGGNLDNKKITAGARLYFPVHHPGALFQCGDLHANMGDGEIIGTGIEIAGEVIVTFQLIKQIPKERPILETDDYWYTIAPAPDYPTALKRASEDMQQLLVDAYGWDKTDAGLYMSLQGDVEICQACTPCELDLIVRFGVPKRADKPLLPRVE; this is encoded by the coding sequence ATGGCAAAGGAAATTCATGTTATTGAAGAATATGTTTATAACTATTCGGCTGCAAACAAACCCTCGAAAAAGGTAAATCTAGGGGATACAGTGATTTTAAAAACAAAAGATTGTTTTACGAACCAAATTACTAGTGAGGAACAACTTGTTACAACAATTGACTTCAATCATGTGAATCCTGCAACTGGGCCTGTCTATGTTAATGGAGCTGAACCTGGTGACTTACTTGTTGTCGATATTGTCGATATTAAAATTGCAGACCAAGGTGTTACTTGTTCTTTACCAGGAGTAGGACCTCTCCATGACCAAGTAGAAACTCGTACAAGAATCCTTCCAATTAAAGATGGAATCGCAACCTTTAATGATATTACTTTCCCTGTTGATCCAATGATCGGAGTTATTGGTGTTGCACCAAAAGAAGGTGAGTTCCCAAGCGGACATCCTGGGGATCATGGAGGAAATTTAGATAATAAGAAGATTACTGCTGGAGCAAGATTATATTTTCCTGTTCATCACCCTGGAGCATTATTCCAATGCGGAGATTTACATGCAAACATGGGAGATGGAGAAATCATTGGAACAGGTATAGAAATCGCGGGCGAAGTAATAGTTACTTTCCAATTAATTAAACAAATACCAAAAGAACGACCTATTTTAGAAACAGATGATTACTGGTACACAATAGCTCCTGCACCAGACTATCCAACTGCTTTAAAAAGAGCATCCGAGGATATGCAGCAATTACTAGTTGATGCATATGGCTGGGATAAAACAGATGCTGGCTTATATATGTCATTACAAGGTGATGTAGAAATTTGTCAAGCATGCACCCCATGTGAACTCGATTTAATAGTTCGTTTCGGTGTTCCAAAAAGAGCAGATAAACCATTATTACCTAGAGTAGAATGA